DNA from Kitasatospora herbaricolor:
CAGGGCCCAGACTGCACCGGTGGATCGTCCAGGAACCGGCCGGGCCGGCCGGCGGGAGCCGGCGGGCCGCCGGCCGCAGGAGGCCGTGCCCCGGCACGACCTGGAGGTGCCGGCCCCGCACGTCCTCCCCTTCGCCATCGGCTCCTTCGACACCATCGGGCCGCTCTCCCGCGCCGCCTTCCCGCACCGGCACTCCTTCTACGAGATGGTGTACGTCACCGGCGGCCGCGGCGCGCACGTGCTGGACCTCGCGCACTGGCCGCTGCGGCCCCCGCACCTGTGCGTGATCACACCCGGCCAGGTGCACCACTGGGACGGCGCCGAGGAGCTCAGCGGCTTCGTCGCACTGTTCAACGAGGACTTCCTCGACCATCCGGAGGACGCCGCCGCGCTCCGGCGGCTGGCCGGCAGCCCGTGGCTGCACCTGGGGGCGGAGGCCGAGGGCCTTGCCGCGCTCTTCGCCGAACTGGAGCGCGAGTACCGCGCGGCGCTGCCGGGCTGCGCCGGGGTGCTGCGTGCCTACCTGCACATCCTGGTGGTGCGGGCGGCCCGGGCGCTGACCCCGGGGGCTCCGCAGGCGGCGGGCCGGGCGGCCGAGTTGGCGTCCCGGTTCACCCGGCTGATCGCGACCGAGGGCCCGGTGGAGCGACA
Protein-coding regions in this window:
- a CDS encoding helix-turn-helix domain-containing protein — protein: MDRPGTGRAGRREPAGRRPQEAVPRHDLEVPAPHVLPFAIGSFDTIGPLSRAAFPHRHSFYEMVYVTGGRGAHVLDLAHWPLRPPHLCVITPGQVHHWDGAEELSGFVALFNEDFLDHPEDAAALRRLAGSPWLHLGAEAEGLAALFAELEREYRAALPGCAGVLRAYLHILVVRAARALTPGAPQAAGRAAELASRFTRLIATEGPVERQVAWYAGELGVSVGHLHSLVKEATGRTPGQLIRGRQALEAKRLLLNTDLTVRQIAQQGGFADPAYFCRFFRRETGVTPGEFRSGGAEKHHDPRIASIAAPPARP